From a single Prionailurus bengalensis isolate Pbe53 chromosome A1, Fcat_Pben_1.1_paternal_pri, whole genome shotgun sequence genomic region:
- the OXGR1 gene encoding 2-oxoglutarate receptor 1 yields MNEPLDSFANASSDFPDFAAPFGNCTDEKIPLKRHYLPVTYSIIFLVGFPGNAVAISTYIFKMRPWKGSTVIMLNLACTDLLYLTSFPFLIHYYASGENWIFGDFMCKFIRFGFHFNLYSSILFLTCYSIFRYFVIIHPMSCFSFHKTRWAVVACAVVWIISLVAVIPMTFLITSTTGPNRSACLDLTSSDDLATIKWYNLVLTATTFCLPLVIVTLCYTMIICTLTQGPQNHSCLKQKARRLTILLLLVFYICFLPFHILRVIRIESRLLSISCPIENQIHEAYIVSRPLAALNTFGNLLLYVVVSDNFQQALCSMVRCKASGDLEQAKKISYSNNP; encoded by the coding sequence ATGAATGAGCCACTGGACAGTTTTGCAAATGCTTCTTCCGACTTCCCCGATTTTGCAGCGCCTTTTGGAAATTGCACTGATGAAAAAATCCCACTCAAGAGGCACTACCTCCCTGTAACATATAGCATCATCTTCCTGGTGGGCTTTCCAGGGAACGCAGTAGCGATTTCCacttacattttcaaaatgcGGCCGTGGAAAGGCAGCACCGTCATTATGCTGAACCTGGCCTGCACAGACCTGCTGTATCTAACCAGCTTCCCTTTCCTGATTCACTACTATGCCAGTGGCGAAAACTGGATCTTTGGGGATTTCATGTGCAAGTTCATCCGCTTTGGCTTCCATTTCAACCTGTACAGCAGCATCCTCTTCCTCACCTGTTACAGCATCTTCCGATACTTCGTGATCATTCACCCCATGAGCTGCTTTTCCTTTCACAAGACTCGATGGGCCGTGGTGGCCTGTGCTGTGGTGTGGATCATTTCCCTGGTGGCCGTCATTCCCATGACCTTCCTGATCACATCAACCACCGGGCCCAATAGATCGGCCTGCCTCGACCTCACCAGTTCAGATGACCTCGCCACTATCAAATGGTACAATCTAGTTTTGACTGCAACTACTTTCTGCCTTCCCCTGGTGATAGTGACACTGTGCTATACAATGATTATCTGCACCCTAACCCAAGGACCTCAGAATCACAGCTGCCTTAAGCAGAAAGCTAGAAGGCTAACCATTCTGCTACTCCTCGtgttttacatatgttttttaCCCTTCCACATCTTGAGGGTCATTCGGATCGAATCTCGACTGCTTTCAATCAGCTGCCCCATCGAGAATCAGATCCATGAAGCGTACATCGTTTCTAGGCCGTTAGCCGCCCTGAACACCTTCGGTAACCTGTTACTGTATGTGGTGGTCAGTGACAACTTCCAGCAGGCCCTCTGCTCGATGGTGAGATGCAAAGCCAGTGGGGACCTGGAACAAGCAAAAAAAATCAGTTACTCAAACAACCCTTGA